A single region of the Winslowiella toletana genome encodes:
- a CDS encoding DNA-processing protein DprA: MSLLDFASHNSFERAVSPFREMAAYEALWTEQGATFKTIADKFRHAHGDLLPSELVPDSTIDTFKSKLKSILDKYNVEDFGVRVHGAGEYPEKLRDARHPIEVLYYQGWWDLVNTPSVAVVGSRKVSEEGVRRTRKLVKCLVNDGFTIVSGLAEGVDTCAHQTALEMGGKTIAVIGTPLSHNYPKQNVGLQKTIRENYLLISQVPFQRYLDQDFRSNRIFFPERNITMSALTKATIIIEASDTSGTLTQARAALAQGRKLFILESCFQNPSISWPAKYEAQGAIRVKSYEDVREHLK, encoded by the coding sequence ATGTCACTACTTGATTTCGCATCACACAACTCATTCGAGCGAGCCGTGTCTCCTTTCCGGGAGATGGCTGCTTACGAGGCATTGTGGACGGAACAAGGCGCAACCTTCAAAACGATTGCCGATAAGTTTCGTCATGCTCACGGTGACCTCTTACCGTCTGAACTGGTTCCTGATAGCACGATCGATACCTTTAAATCGAAGCTGAAGAGCATTCTCGATAAATACAACGTTGAGGATTTTGGTGTGCGTGTGCATGGAGCTGGAGAATATCCAGAAAAGCTACGTGACGCTCGTCATCCCATAGAAGTTCTCTACTATCAGGGTTGGTGGGACTTAGTGAATACTCCTTCAGTGGCGGTAGTTGGTTCGCGCAAAGTATCTGAGGAAGGGGTGAGAAGGACACGTAAGTTGGTTAAGTGCCTAGTTAATGACGGGTTTACAATCGTGTCAGGTTTAGCTGAAGGCGTAGATACTTGTGCGCATCAAACCGCGCTGGAAATGGGTGGTAAAACCATTGCTGTTATAGGTACCCCACTTTCTCATAACTATCCAAAACAGAATGTTGGTCTGCAAAAGACGATTAGAGAAAACTATCTGCTTATCAGTCAGGTTCCATTCCAACGCTATCTGGATCAAGACTTTCGCAGTAATCGTATTTTCTTCCCAGAGCGTAACATAACGATGTCTGCCTTAACTAAAGCAACAATCATTATTGAGGCATCAGACACGTCCGGTACTCTGACACAAGCAAGAGCTGCGCTGGCGCAAGGCAGGAAGCTGTTTATTTTGGAATCATGTTTCCAAAACCCCTCTATCTCATGGCCTGCAAAGTATGAAGCTCAAGGTGCTATCAGAGTTAAGAGCTATGAAGATGTTCGGGAGCATCTGAAATGA
- a CDS encoding HGGxSTG domain-containing protein codes for MDSRAELLKQLKAYHQRQKERFDRWQASGYRQELKPIHEPMPDELLHIPCAAKTRAGTPCKRTDISTNGRCKYHGGHSTGALTAEGKARQLEGYRRWQQERAGSL; via the coding sequence ATGGACAGCAGAGCGGAACTACTCAAGCAGCTGAAAGCCTACCACCAGCGCCAAAAAGAGCGCTTCGACAGATGGCAGGCGTCAGGGTATCGACAAGAATTAAAGCCGATACATGAACCGATGCCGGATGAATTACTCCACATCCCATGCGCGGCGAAGACCAGAGCCGGAACGCCGTGCAAGCGAACTGACATCAGCACCAACGGGCGCTGCAAGTATCATGGTGGTCACAGTACGGGCGCATTAACAGCAGAAGGTAAAGCCCGTCAGCTGGAAGGCTATCGGCGTTGGCAGCAAGAAAGGGCAGGGAGCCTGTAG